A genomic window from Solanum stenotomum isolate F172 chromosome 10, ASM1918654v1, whole genome shotgun sequence includes:
- the LOC125841814 gene encoding SUPPRESSOR OF ABI3-5 isoform X3: MDPGRYGPHQGWENNSALEGYRGVHEPDFRRFLDDRFSRDGVYPRGAYHRDILEGEHYRHPPAAVGHWPQTRGRSYEEVYPVERDSRRHEKPYVDSYHEIREADKYHEINTSRDGYHSFDNYPDAGFDRPARYGGREHDDPYDDYDYKHRMAHPNREDSRERDYEYSRYSYDSDYERGSRRDGNWRRRESHERERDKESSRERDPSPYRRHEHSRSRSRGHDDRLRSRSPRSRSHSHSHREDSYDDGRYDRSERRRDRDDKRYHENYSVAPSATVVVKGLSQKTTEEDLYQILAEWGPLRHVRVIKERNSGISRGFAFIDFPSVDAAQAMMDKLGDEGLVVDGRKLFFEYSSKPTGGPGGLDSASRSNHGHHRSMTVPSDWMCTICGCVNFARRTSCFQCNEPRTDDAPPADMASSNSSSLGRRGEAGPTHVLVVRGLDENADEEMLRYEFSKHAPIKDLRLVRDKFTHVSRGFAFVHFYSVEEATKALEATNGTTLEKNGQLLRVAYAKSILGPGSGASQASSLAAAAIEAATFSQQYDAVGWAPKEYNPDDKLSTGGQEHSGEVAGQNSAPQSGFVWDEASGYYYDATSGFYYDGNTGLYYDGNNGIWYTYDQKTQQYLPCTNQNENKPAAGQTETAKSSDGSNTKKVVISAPASTIAGEKAASLPDAIQAAASAAIAAEKKEKEKAKEIKLASKSSILANKKKMSNVLSMWKQRSHEGQSPRVALEDSQTVGEDRSNSAGPAVKTKLKAEPLTARENPTASSVLVGSSTFQSLSSETQDRPRSHTNSSGGTLKGVIRGSGLGVVKSDTLYTGSSGSASTSHTMPPTSGPSSLINADASAAPFRTDASALGSYTPPVPAGSKRRFSEMPSLPPPSIKEQSQATTAYRDRAAERRSLYGSSSAFGDDASEHGDSNRDSTFRRGVFDPTPFPPGVGGGRSAEANSQSFEVITADRAIDESNVGNRMLRNMGWQEGLGLGKDGSGMVEPVQAQSTGHRAGLGSQSKKVDPTLEAQSGDSYKTLIQKKAIARFREMS; this comes from the exons GAGGTTTCTAGACGATAGATTTTCAAGGGATGGTGTTTATCCCCGGGGTGCCTATCACCGTGATATACTGGAAGGAGAGCACTACCGTCATCCACCAGCAGCAGTTGGACACTGGCCTCAGACAAGGGGAAGAAGTTATGAAGAAGTGTACCCTGTGGAGAGGGATTCCAGGAGGCATGAGAAGCCGTACGTTGATTCATATCATGAAATTCGTGAAGCTGATAAGTATCATGAGATTAACACATCCAGAGATGGTTATCACAGTTTTGACAACTACCCTGATGCTGGATTTGACAGGCCTGCTAGGTACGGGGGACGGGAGCATGATGACCcctatgatgattatgactacAAACATCGTATGGCTCACCCCAACAGAGAGGATAGCCGTGAAAGAGACTATGAGTACAGTAGATATAGTTATGACTCAGACTATGAACGAGGCAGTAGGAGAGATGGTAATTGGAGACGACGTGAATCCCACGAGCGTGAACGTGACAAAGAATCGAGTCGTGAGAGGGATCCGAGTCCATATAGAAGGCATGAGCATTCACGTTCACGTTCTCGAGGTCATGATGATCGCCTGAGGTCAAGATCTCCTCGAAGTCGAAGTCATAGTCACAGTCACAGAGAGGACAGTTATGATGATGGCCGATACGATAGAAGTGAGAGACGAAGAGATCGTGAtgataaaagataccatgaaaATTATTCTGTG GCTCCTTCAGCGACTGTTGTTGTCAAAGGCCTTTCACAAAAAACTACTGAAGAAGATTTGTATCAGATCCTT gcTGAGTGGGGTCCCCTACGCCATGTTCGTGTGATCAAAGAACGAAATTCTGGCATTTCTCGTGGATTTGCTTTTATTGATTTCCCTTCTGTG GATGCGGCCCAAGCAATGATGGACAAACTTGGGGATGAGGGTCTAGTTGTGGATGGGAGGAAGCTTTTTTTTGAGTATAG TAGCAAGCCAACTGGAGGGCCTGGTGGTCTAGACAGTGCTTCAAGATCTAACCATGGTCACCACCGGAGCATGACTGTTCCATCTGATTGGATGTGTACCATCTGTGGATGTGTGAATTTTGCACGGCGGACATCTTGCTTTCAG TGTAATGAGCCACGAACAGATGATGCTCCCCCAGCAGATATGGCATCATCCAACTCTAGCTCTCTAGGGAGGAGAGGCGAAGCAG GTCCCACACATGTCTTGGTTGTCCGTGGATTAGATGAAAATGCGGACGAGGAGATGCTTCGTTATGAATTTTCCAAACATGCTCCTATTAAG GATCTTCGTCTTGTCAGAGACAAGTTCACTCACGTCTCAAGGGGATTTGCTTTTGTGCACTTCTATTCG GTGGAGGAAGCTACTAAAGCTCTTGAAGCAACAAATGGGACAACTTTAGAGAAGAATGGGCAGCTTCTTAGAGTTGCGTATGCAAAAAGTATCCTAGGACCAGGATCTGGTGCTTCTCAGGCTAGCAGCCTTGCTGCTGCTGCTATTGAAGCAGCAACTTTTTCTCAACAG TATGATGCTGTTGGATGGGCACCAAAAGAGTATAATCCTGATGATAAACTGTCCACTGGTGGACAAGAGCACAGTGGAGAAGTTGCTGGTCAAAATTCTGCTCCACAATCAGGATTTGTCTGGGATGAAGCATCTGGCTATTATTATGATGCGACTTCTGGTTTCTATTATGATGGAAATACag GGTTGTATTATGACGGTAACAATGGAATCTGGTATACTTATGATCAGAAGACTCAGCAATATTTACCCTGCACAAATCAGAATGAAAACAAACCAGCAGCAGGACAAACTGAAACTGCCAAGTCATCTGATGGTTCAAACACTAAGAAAGTCGTTATATCTGCACCAGCTTCTACAATAGCTGGTGAGAAGGCTGCCTCACTGCCAGATGCTATTCAGGCTGCTGCCTCAGCAGCAATAGCTGctgaaaagaaagagaaggagaaggcAAAAGAGATAAAACTTGCATCAAAAAGCAGCATCCTTGcgaataagaagaaaatgagtAATGTATTGTCAATGTGGAAGCAAAGAAGTCATGAAGGTCAATCCCCCCGTGTGGCTCTTGAAGACAGCCAGACAGTGGGTGAAGACAGATCTAACTCAGCAGGTCCAGCTGTAAAGACTAAGTTAAAAGCTGAGCCTTTGACAGCTAGAGAGAATCCTACCGCCAGTTCAGTACTTGTAGGAAGCTCAACTTTTCAATCTCTGAGTTCCGAGACTCAGGATAGGCCTAGGTCTCATACTAACAGCTCTGGGGGTACTCTGAAGGGCGTCATAAGAGGTTCTGGTTTAGGAGTGGTGAAATCGGATACTCTATATACAGGATCATCTGGAAGTGCATCCACGTCACACACCATGCCACCAACCTCAGGTCCATCTTCATTAATAAATGCAGATGCCTCTGCAGCACCCTTTAGGACAGATGCATCGGCATTGGGTTCTTATACACCCCCAGTACCAGCTGGTAGTAAAAGAAGGTTCTCAGAGATGCCATCACTGCCTCCTCCATCTATTAAGGAACAGTCTCAGGCTACAACTGCATACCGAGACCGTGCTGCTGAGCGGAGGAGCTTATATGGTTCATCTTCAGCTTTTGGAGATGATGCATCAGAACATGGAGATTCAA ATCGGGACTCAACATTCAGAAGAGGTGTTTTTGATCCAACTCCTTTCCCCCCTGGTGTTGGAGGTGGACGTAGTGCAGAAGCGAATAGTCAGAGCTTTGAGGTTATCACGGCTGACCGGGCTATAGACGAGAGTAATGTGGGAAATCGTATGCTTCGCAACATGGGATGGCAGGAGGGCTTG GGATTGGGGAAGGATGGAAGTGGTATGGTAGAGCCAGTCCAAGCTCAAAGCACTGGACATAGAGCCGGACTGGGAAGTCAGTCCAAGAAGGTGGACCCAACCCTTGAAGCACAGTCCGGTGACAGTTACAAGACTCTCATTCAAAAAAAGGCTATTGCTAGATTCAGAGAGATGTCATAA
- the LOC125841814 gene encoding SUPPRESSOR OF ABI3-5 isoform X8, giving the protein MDPGRYGPHQGWENNSALEGYRGVHEPDFRRFLDDRFSRDGVYPRGAYHRDILEGEHYRHPPAAVGHWPQTRGRSYEEVYPVERDSRRHEKPPARYGGREHDDPYDDYDYKHRMAHPNREDSRERDYEYSRYSYDSDYERGSRRDGNWRRRESHERERDKESSRERDPSPYRRHEHSRSRSRGHDDRLRSRSPRSRSHSHSHREDSYDDGRYDRSERRRDRDDKRYHENYSVAPSATVVVKGLSQKTTEEDLYQILAEWGPLRHVRVIKERNSGISRGFAFIDFPSVDAAQAMMDKLGDEGLVVDGRKLFFEYSSKPTGGPGGLDSASRSNHGHHRSMTVPSDWMCTICGCVNFARRTSCFQCNEPRTDDAPPADMASSNSSSLGRRGEAGPTHVLVVRGLDENADEEMLRYEFSKHAPIKDLRLVRDKFTHVSRGFAFVHFYSVEEATKALEATNGTTLEKNGQLLRVAYAKSILGPGSGASQASSLAAAAIEAATFSQQYDAVGWAPKEYNPDDKLSTGGQEHSGEVAGQNSAPQSGFVWDEASGYYYDATSGFYYDGNTGLYYDGNNGIWYTYDQKTQQYLPCTNQNENKPAAGQTETAKSSDGSNTKKVVISAPASTIAGEKAASLPDAIQAAASAAIAAEKKEKEKAKEIKLASKSSILANKKKMSNVLSMWKQRSHEGQSPRVALEDSQTVGEDRSNSAGPAVKTKLKAEPLTARENPTASSVLVGSSTFQSLSSETQDRPRSHTNSSGGTLKGVIRGSGLGVVKSDTLYTGSSGSASTSHTMPPTSGPSSLINADASAAPFRTDASALGSYTPPVPAGSKRRFSEMPSLPPPSIKEQSQATTAYRDRAAERRSLYGSSSAFGDDASEHGDSNRDSTFRRGVFDPTPFPPGVGGGRSAEANSQSFEVITADRAIDESNVGNRMLRNMGWQEGLGLGKDGSGMVEPVQAQSTGHRAGLGSQSKKVDPTLEAQSGDSYKTLIQKKAIARFREMS; this is encoded by the exons GAGGTTTCTAGACGATAGATTTTCAAGGGATGGTGTTTATCCCCGGGGTGCCTATCACCGTGATATACTGGAAGGAGAGCACTACCGTCATCCACCAGCAGCAGTTGGACACTGGCCTCAGACAAGGGGAAGAAGTTATGAAGAAGTGTACCCTGTGGAGAGGGATTCCAGGAGGCATGAGAAGCC GCCTGCTAGGTACGGGGGACGGGAGCATGATGACCcctatgatgattatgactacAAACATCGTATGGCTCACCCCAACAGAGAGGATAGCCGTGAAAGAGACTATGAGTACAGTAGATATAGTTATGACTCAGACTATGAACGAGGCAGTAGGAGAGATGGTAATTGGAGACGACGTGAATCCCACGAGCGTGAACGTGACAAAGAATCGAGTCGTGAGAGGGATCCGAGTCCATATAGAAGGCATGAGCATTCACGTTCACGTTCTCGAGGTCATGATGATCGCCTGAGGTCAAGATCTCCTCGAAGTCGAAGTCATAGTCACAGTCACAGAGAGGACAGTTATGATGATGGCCGATACGATAGAAGTGAGAGACGAAGAGATCGTGAtgataaaagataccatgaaaATTATTCTGTG GCTCCTTCAGCGACTGTTGTTGTCAAAGGCCTTTCACAAAAAACTACTGAAGAAGATTTGTATCAGATCCTT gcTGAGTGGGGTCCCCTACGCCATGTTCGTGTGATCAAAGAACGAAATTCTGGCATTTCTCGTGGATTTGCTTTTATTGATTTCCCTTCTGTG GATGCGGCCCAAGCAATGATGGACAAACTTGGGGATGAGGGTCTAGTTGTGGATGGGAGGAAGCTTTTTTTTGAGTATAG TAGCAAGCCAACTGGAGGGCCTGGTGGTCTAGACAGTGCTTCAAGATCTAACCATGGTCACCACCGGAGCATGACTGTTCCATCTGATTGGATGTGTACCATCTGTGGATGTGTGAATTTTGCACGGCGGACATCTTGCTTTCAG TGTAATGAGCCACGAACAGATGATGCTCCCCCAGCAGATATGGCATCATCCAACTCTAGCTCTCTAGGGAGGAGAGGCGAAGCAG GTCCCACACATGTCTTGGTTGTCCGTGGATTAGATGAAAATGCGGACGAGGAGATGCTTCGTTATGAATTTTCCAAACATGCTCCTATTAAG GATCTTCGTCTTGTCAGAGACAAGTTCACTCACGTCTCAAGGGGATTTGCTTTTGTGCACTTCTATTCG GTGGAGGAAGCTACTAAAGCTCTTGAAGCAACAAATGGGACAACTTTAGAGAAGAATGGGCAGCTTCTTAGAGTTGCGTATGCAAAAAGTATCCTAGGACCAGGATCTGGTGCTTCTCAGGCTAGCAGCCTTGCTGCTGCTGCTATTGAAGCAGCAACTTTTTCTCAACAG TATGATGCTGTTGGATGGGCACCAAAAGAGTATAATCCTGATGATAAACTGTCCACTGGTGGACAAGAGCACAGTGGAGAAGTTGCTGGTCAAAATTCTGCTCCACAATCAGGATTTGTCTGGGATGAAGCATCTGGCTATTATTATGATGCGACTTCTGGTTTCTATTATGATGGAAATACag GGTTGTATTATGACGGTAACAATGGAATCTGGTATACTTATGATCAGAAGACTCAGCAATATTTACCCTGCACAAATCAGAATGAAAACAAACCAGCAGCAGGACAAACTGAAACTGCCAAGTCATCTGATGGTTCAAACACTAAGAAAGTCGTTATATCTGCACCAGCTTCTACAATAGCTGGTGAGAAGGCTGCCTCACTGCCAGATGCTATTCAGGCTGCTGCCTCAGCAGCAATAGCTGctgaaaagaaagagaaggagaaggcAAAAGAGATAAAACTTGCATCAAAAAGCAGCATCCTTGcgaataagaagaaaatgagtAATGTATTGTCAATGTGGAAGCAAAGAAGTCATGAAGGTCAATCCCCCCGTGTGGCTCTTGAAGACAGCCAGACAGTGGGTGAAGACAGATCTAACTCAGCAGGTCCAGCTGTAAAGACTAAGTTAAAAGCTGAGCCTTTGACAGCTAGAGAGAATCCTACCGCCAGTTCAGTACTTGTAGGAAGCTCAACTTTTCAATCTCTGAGTTCCGAGACTCAGGATAGGCCTAGGTCTCATACTAACAGCTCTGGGGGTACTCTGAAGGGCGTCATAAGAGGTTCTGGTTTAGGAGTGGTGAAATCGGATACTCTATATACAGGATCATCTGGAAGTGCATCCACGTCACACACCATGCCACCAACCTCAGGTCCATCTTCATTAATAAATGCAGATGCCTCTGCAGCACCCTTTAGGACAGATGCATCGGCATTGGGTTCTTATACACCCCCAGTACCAGCTGGTAGTAAAAGAAGGTTCTCAGAGATGCCATCACTGCCTCCTCCATCTATTAAGGAACAGTCTCAGGCTACAACTGCATACCGAGACCGTGCTGCTGAGCGGAGGAGCTTATATGGTTCATCTTCAGCTTTTGGAGATGATGCATCAGAACATGGAGATTCAA ATCGGGACTCAACATTCAGAAGAGGTGTTTTTGATCCAACTCCTTTCCCCCCTGGTGTTGGAGGTGGACGTAGTGCAGAAGCGAATAGTCAGAGCTTTGAGGTTATCACGGCTGACCGGGCTATAGACGAGAGTAATGTGGGAAATCGTATGCTTCGCAACATGGGATGGCAGGAGGGCTTG GGATTGGGGAAGGATGGAAGTGGTATGGTAGAGCCAGTCCAAGCTCAAAGCACTGGACATAGAGCCGGACTGGGAAGTCAGTCCAAGAAGGTGGACCCAACCCTTGAAGCACAGTCCGGTGACAGTTACAAGACTCTCATTCAAAAAAAGGCTATTGCTAGATTCAGAGAGATGTCATAA
- the LOC125841814 gene encoding SUPPRESSOR OF ABI3-5 isoform X9, whose product MAHPNREDSRERDYEYSRYSYDSDYERGSRRDGNWRRRESHERERDKESSRERDPSPYRRHEHSRSRSRGHDDRLRSRSPRSRSHSHSHREDSYDDGRYDRSERRRDRDDKRYHENYSVAPSATVVVKGLSQKTTEEDLYQILAEWGPLRHVRVIKERNSGISRGFAFIDFPSVDAAQAMMDKLGDEGLVVDGRKLFFEYSSKPTGGPGGLDSASRSNHGHHRSMTVPSDWMCTICGCVNFARRTSCFQCNEPRTDDAPPADMASSNSSSLGRRGEAGPTHVLVVRGLDENADEEMLRYEFSKHAPIKDLRLVRDKFTHVSRGFAFVHFYSVEEATKALEATNGTTLEKNGQLLRVAYAKSILGPGSGASQASSLAAAAIEAATFSQQYDAVGWAPKEYNPDDKLSTGGQEHSGEVAGQNSAPQSGFVWDEASGYYYDATSGFYYDGNTGLYYDGNNGIWYTYDQKTQQYLPCTNQNENKPAAGQTETAKSSDGSNTKKVVISAPASTIAGEKAASLPDAIQAAASAAIAAEKKEKEKAKEIKLASKSSILANKKKMSNVLSMWKQRSHEGQSPRVALEDSQTVGEDRSNSAGPAVKTKLKAEPLTARENPTASSVLVGSSTFQSLSSETQDRPRSHTNSSGGTLKGVIRGSGLGVVKSDTLYTGSSGSASTSHTMPPTSGPSSLINADASAAPFRTDASALGSYTPPVPAGSKRRFSEMPSLPPPSIKEQSQATTAYRDRAAERRSLYGSSSAFGDDASEHGDSNRDSTFRRGVFDPTPFPPGVGGGRSAEANSQSFEVITADRAIDESNVGNRMLRNMGWQEGLGLGKDGSGMVEPVQAQSTGHRAGLGSQSKKVDPTLEAQSGDSYKTLIQKKAIARFREMS is encoded by the exons ATGGCTCACCCCAACAGAGAGGATAGCCGTGAAAGAGACTATGAGTACAGTAGATATAGTTATGACTCAGACTATGAACGAGGCAGTAGGAGAGATGGTAATTGGAGACGACGTGAATCCCACGAGCGTGAACGTGACAAAGAATCGAGTCGTGAGAGGGATCCGAGTCCATATAGAAGGCATGAGCATTCACGTTCACGTTCTCGAGGTCATGATGATCGCCTGAGGTCAAGATCTCCTCGAAGTCGAAGTCATAGTCACAGTCACAGAGAGGACAGTTATGATGATGGCCGATACGATAGAAGTGAGAGACGAAGAGATCGTGAtgataaaagataccatgaaaATTATTCTGTG GCTCCTTCAGCGACTGTTGTTGTCAAAGGCCTTTCACAAAAAACTACTGAAGAAGATTTGTATCAGATCCTT gcTGAGTGGGGTCCCCTACGCCATGTTCGTGTGATCAAAGAACGAAATTCTGGCATTTCTCGTGGATTTGCTTTTATTGATTTCCCTTCTGTG GATGCGGCCCAAGCAATGATGGACAAACTTGGGGATGAGGGTCTAGTTGTGGATGGGAGGAAGCTTTTTTTTGAGTATAG TAGCAAGCCAACTGGAGGGCCTGGTGGTCTAGACAGTGCTTCAAGATCTAACCATGGTCACCACCGGAGCATGACTGTTCCATCTGATTGGATGTGTACCATCTGTGGATGTGTGAATTTTGCACGGCGGACATCTTGCTTTCAG TGTAATGAGCCACGAACAGATGATGCTCCCCCAGCAGATATGGCATCATCCAACTCTAGCTCTCTAGGGAGGAGAGGCGAAGCAG GTCCCACACATGTCTTGGTTGTCCGTGGATTAGATGAAAATGCGGACGAGGAGATGCTTCGTTATGAATTTTCCAAACATGCTCCTATTAAG GATCTTCGTCTTGTCAGAGACAAGTTCACTCACGTCTCAAGGGGATTTGCTTTTGTGCACTTCTATTCG GTGGAGGAAGCTACTAAAGCTCTTGAAGCAACAAATGGGACAACTTTAGAGAAGAATGGGCAGCTTCTTAGAGTTGCGTATGCAAAAAGTATCCTAGGACCAGGATCTGGTGCTTCTCAGGCTAGCAGCCTTGCTGCTGCTGCTATTGAAGCAGCAACTTTTTCTCAACAG TATGATGCTGTTGGATGGGCACCAAAAGAGTATAATCCTGATGATAAACTGTCCACTGGTGGACAAGAGCACAGTGGAGAAGTTGCTGGTCAAAATTCTGCTCCACAATCAGGATTTGTCTGGGATGAAGCATCTGGCTATTATTATGATGCGACTTCTGGTTTCTATTATGATGGAAATACag GGTTGTATTATGACGGTAACAATGGAATCTGGTATACTTATGATCAGAAGACTCAGCAATATTTACCCTGCACAAATCAGAATGAAAACAAACCAGCAGCAGGACAAACTGAAACTGCCAAGTCATCTGATGGTTCAAACACTAAGAAAGTCGTTATATCTGCACCAGCTTCTACAATAGCTGGTGAGAAGGCTGCCTCACTGCCAGATGCTATTCAGGCTGCTGCCTCAGCAGCAATAGCTGctgaaaagaaagagaaggagaaggcAAAAGAGATAAAACTTGCATCAAAAAGCAGCATCCTTGcgaataagaagaaaatgagtAATGTATTGTCAATGTGGAAGCAAAGAAGTCATGAAGGTCAATCCCCCCGTGTGGCTCTTGAAGACAGCCAGACAGTGGGTGAAGACAGATCTAACTCAGCAGGTCCAGCTGTAAAGACTAAGTTAAAAGCTGAGCCTTTGACAGCTAGAGAGAATCCTACCGCCAGTTCAGTACTTGTAGGAAGCTCAACTTTTCAATCTCTGAGTTCCGAGACTCAGGATAGGCCTAGGTCTCATACTAACAGCTCTGGGGGTACTCTGAAGGGCGTCATAAGAGGTTCTGGTTTAGGAGTGGTGAAATCGGATACTCTATATACAGGATCATCTGGAAGTGCATCCACGTCACACACCATGCCACCAACCTCAGGTCCATCTTCATTAATAAATGCAGATGCCTCTGCAGCACCCTTTAGGACAGATGCATCGGCATTGGGTTCTTATACACCCCCAGTACCAGCTGGTAGTAAAAGAAGGTTCTCAGAGATGCCATCACTGCCTCCTCCATCTATTAAGGAACAGTCTCAGGCTACAACTGCATACCGAGACCGTGCTGCTGAGCGGAGGAGCTTATATGGTTCATCTTCAGCTTTTGGAGATGATGCATCAGAACATGGAGATTCAA ATCGGGACTCAACATTCAGAAGAGGTGTTTTTGATCCAACTCCTTTCCCCCCTGGTGTTGGAGGTGGACGTAGTGCAGAAGCGAATAGTCAGAGCTTTGAGGTTATCACGGCTGACCGGGCTATAGACGAGAGTAATGTGGGAAATCGTATGCTTCGCAACATGGGATGGCAGGAGGGCTTG GGATTGGGGAAGGATGGAAGTGGTATGGTAGAGCCAGTCCAAGCTCAAAGCACTGGACATAGAGCCGGACTGGGAAGTCAGTCCAAGAAGGTGGACCCAACCCTTGAAGCACAGTCCGGTGACAGTTACAAGACTCTCATTCAAAAAAAGGCTATTGCTAGATTCAGAGAGATGTCATAA